A genomic region of Staphylococcus roterodami contains the following coding sequences:
- a CDS encoding CPBP family intramembrane metalloprotease: protein MKNNKISGFQWAMTIFVFFVITMALSIMLRDFQSRIGVKHFIFEVTDLAPLIAAIVCILVFKYKKVQLAGLKFTISLKVIERILLALILPLIILIIGMFSFNTFADSFILLQSTDLSVPITHILIGHILMAFVVEFGFRSYLQNIVETKMNTFFASIVVGLIYSVFSANTTYGTEFAAYNFLYTFSFSMILGELIRATKGRTIYIATIFHASMTFGLVFLFSEEIGDLFSIKVIAISTSIVAVAYIGLSLIIRGIAYLTTKRSLDEVEPNNYLDHINDDAEAEDVKDDKTNTQDHKAEKAATAGAVTATTAGIAKHDNVTTSDEEANVNLEDNPTSEVGHSENQSAAIEDEERVIAPEATESADQNKNIQTEVDTNNANDDKNSSLKEPSTYKDDRRSSVVIDAEKHIEKTEEQSTDTNK, encoded by the coding sequence ATGAAAAACAATAAAATTTCTGGTTTTCAATGGGCAATGACGATTTTCGTATTCTTTGTCATTACAATGGCTCTATCCATTATGCTTAGAGATTTCCAGTCTAGAATTGGTGTAAAACACTTTATATTTGAAGTCACTGATTTAGCACCTTTGATTGCTGCAATCGTCTGTATACTCGTTTTCAAATATAAAAAAGTTCAACTTGCAGGTTTAAAGTTCACAATAAGTTTAAAAGTTATTGAGCGTATTTTATTAGCATTAATTCTACCTTTAATTATTTTGATTATCGGAATGTTTAGCTTTAATACCTTTGCTGATAGCTTTATCTTATTACAATCAACAGATTTATCGGTACCTATCACACACATATTAATCGGTCATATTTTAATGGCCTTTGTAGTAGAATTTGGTTTCCGTTCATACTTACAAAATATTGTTGAAACGAAAATGAACACATTCTTTGCAAGTATCGTTGTTGGTTTAATTTATTCTGTTTTCTCAGCAAATACAACATATGGTACAGAATTTGCAGCTTATAATTTCCTTTATACATTTTCATTCTCAATGATACTTGGTGAATTAATAAGGGCTACAAAAGGACGTACAATTTACATTGCAACTATATTCCATGCTTCTATGACATTTGGACTTGTTTTCTTGTTTAGTGAAGAAATCGGCGATTTATTTTCAATCAAAGTCATTGCAATTTCAACATCAATCGTTGCGGTAGCATACATTGGATTAAGTTTAATTATCCGAGGCATTGCATACTTAACAACTAAACGAAGTCTTGATGAAGTTGAACCTAATAATTATTTAGACCATATCAATGATGACGCAGAAGCAGAAGACGTAAAAGACGACAAAACTAATACTCAAGATCACAAAGCAGAAAAAGCAGCAACTGCGGGTGCAGTAACTGCAACAACAGCTGGCATTGCTAAACACGATAATGTAACTACATCAGATGAAGAAGCAAATGTGAATCTAGAGGATAATCCAACATCAGAAGTAGGTCATTCAGAAAATCAATCTGCAGCAATAGAAGACGAGGAAAGAGTAATCGCTCCAGAAGCAACTGAATCTGCAGATCAAAACAAAAACATCCAAACTGAAGTTGATACAAACAATGCAAATGATGATAAAAATTCGTCATTGAAAGAACCTTCAACTTATAAAGATGATCGACGTTCATCGGTGGTAATCGATGCAGAAAAACATATCGAAAAGACTGAAGAACAATCAACAGACACAAACAAATAA
- a CDS encoding ribose 5-phosphate isomerase A — protein MKDVKALKLMTLDDVLSQINGDMVLGIGTGSTMELLLPKMAELIKNRGYNITGVCTSNKIAFLAKELGIKICEINDVDHIDLAIDGADEVDPSLNIIKGGGGALFREKVIDEMASRFVVVVDETKIVRYLGETFKLPVEVDKFNWYHILRKIESYADIKVERRVNEDVAFITDNGNYILDCQLPEGIDPYQFHEYLIHLTGVFETGYFLDMADQVIVGTQDGVKILEK, from the coding sequence ATGAAAGATGTCAAAGCACTTAAGTTGATGACGTTGGATGATGTTTTAAGCCAAATCAATGGTGATATGGTACTTGGAATTGGTACAGGAAGTACGATGGAATTGCTGTTGCCGAAAATGGCGGAACTAATTAAAAATCGAGGTTACAATATTACTGGTGTTTGTACTTCAAATAAAATTGCATTTCTAGCTAAAGAATTAGGCATTAAAATTTGTGAAATTAATGATGTGGATCATATTGATTTAGCAATTGATGGTGCAGATGAAGTGGATCCGTCTTTAAATATTATTAAAGGTGGGGGTGGTGCTTTGTTTAGAGAAAAAGTTATCGATGAAATGGCGTCACGTTTTGTTGTTGTTGTTGATGAAACTAAAATTGTACGATATTTAGGAGAAACTTTTAAGTTACCAGTAGAAGTTGACAAATTTAATTGGTATCACATTTTACGTAAAATTGAATCATATGCTGATATTAAAGTAGAACGTCGTGTAAATGAAGATGTTGCCTTTATAACAGATAATGGTAACTATATTTTAGACTGTCAACTTCCAGAAGGTATTGACCCATATCAATTCCATGAATATTTAATTCATCTGACTGGAGTATTTGAGACAGGATATTTCTTAGATATGGCAGATCAAGTTATTGTAGGTACTCAAGATGGTGTGAAAATTTTAGAAAAATAA
- a CDS encoding MOSC domain-containing protein, with amino-acid sequence MIAIHAISTGKIQDLPYSTKRPMRSALDKTAIKERTWLSTIGFSGDEQAYKDHGGPHKAVCGFSKHNYNMYLNDLIELPTHAMFGENLTFENLDEADVFFGNQYHLGEAVIEVSEIREPCWKIQAKYNIPDLVKRMSTSGKTGFYFRVLKQGYVTPNDQLYLIKEAPIEHRMSIQQLNHLYYNDRQNQTMLLQALNNPYLSPARREKLQKMYDRTLK; translated from the coding sequence ATGATAGCAATTCATGCAATATCGACTGGGAAAATACAAGATTTACCTTATAGCACCAAAAGACCCATGCGCTCAGCATTAGATAAAACCGCAATTAAAGAAAGAACATGGTTATCAACAATAGGTTTTTCAGGTGATGAACAAGCATATAAAGACCATGGAGGTCCTCATAAAGCTGTTTGTGGATTTAGTAAACATAACTATAATATGTATCTTAATGACCTTATTGAATTACCTACCCATGCCATGTTTGGAGAAAATTTAACCTTTGAAAATTTAGACGAAGCTGATGTTTTTTTCGGCAATCAATATCATTTAGGAGAAGCGGTCATCGAAGTTTCTGAAATTCGAGAACCTTGTTGGAAAATACAAGCAAAGTATAATATCCCTGATTTAGTGAAGCGCATGTCTACTTCTGGAAAAACAGGATTCTATTTCCGTGTATTAAAGCAAGGTTATGTTACACCCAATGATCAACTATATTTGATTAAAGAGGCACCCATTGAACATCGTATGTCCATTCAGCAACTAAATCACTTATATTATAACGACAGACAAAACCAAACAATGCTCTTACAAGCACTCAATAATCCATACTTATCTCCTGCACGACGCGAAAAGCTTCAAAAAATGTATGATAGAACATTAAAATAA
- a CDS encoding galactose mutarotase, whose translation MIVEVEHQRHGVDLIKIDNDETKIIFTNYGARVVSWKYHDNNIVLGNVVEADEFYHNNPFKFGASIGRYSGRIDNANFQLNSKQYQLEQNNGEHHLHGGCNGLDSKLFDYEIRNEIAQIKVIFKTVLRSTDDHFPGDINVTITHIYDADHQWSIEYEAVATEDTLFNPTNHVYFNLNRDNNVVDNHRISSKQLDMYLLDDRNIVTGEVLDLHEIFEHNKIKLSDIFTSQHPQLREQMTSFGGLDHPFTVGEHKMFVENHEFSLEVDTDMPHVVFFTFNHPDEWESSFNIYKPHSGFTLETQFLPNDINLYGDTAPSILKAGVVFKSTTSFRIQEKVDNE comes from the coding sequence ATGATAGTTGAAGTTGAACATCAAAGACATGGTGTAGATTTAATCAAAATTGATAATGATGAAACTAAAATTATTTTTACGAATTATGGAGCGAGAGTAGTATCTTGGAAATATCATGATAATAATATTGTTTTGGGGAATGTTGTTGAAGCAGATGAATTCTATCACAATAATCCATTTAAATTTGGTGCTTCAATTGGTAGGTATAGTGGGAGAATTGACAATGCTAATTTCCAGTTGAATAGTAAGCAGTATCAGTTAGAGCAAAATAATGGAGAACATCATTTACATGGTGGGTGTAACGGTTTAGATAGTAAGTTATTTGATTATGAAATTAGAAATGAAATTGCTCAAATAAAGGTGATTTTTAAAACTGTGTTGAGATCAACAGACGATCATTTCCCAGGTGATATAAATGTAACGATTACACATATTTATGATGCCGATCATCAATGGTCTATTGAATATGAAGCAGTTGCAACAGAAGATACGTTATTTAATCCTACAAATCATGTGTATTTTAATTTGAATAGAGATAATAATGTAGTTGATAATCATCGTATTTCTAGTAAGCAGTTGGATATGTATTTATTAGATGATAGAAACATTGTTACTGGTGAAGTTCTCGATTTACATGAGATATTTGAACATAATAAAATCAAGTTAAGTGATATTTTTACGTCACAACATCCTCAACTAAGAGAACAGATGACAAGTTTTGGTGGGTTAGACCATCCATTTACTGTTGGTGAACATAAGATGTTTGTTGAAAATCATGAATTTTCATTAGAGGTAGATACAGATATGCCACATGTTGTATTTTTTACTTTTAATCATCCTGATGAATGGGAAAGTTCATTTAATATTTATAAACCACACTCTGGCTTTACGTTGGAAACACAATTTTTACCAAATGATATTAATTTATATGGTGATACGGCGCCATCCATTTTAAAAGCTGGCGTAGTATTTAAATCGACAACTAGTTTCCGCATTCAAGAAAAAGTTGATAATGAATAA
- a CDS encoding YnfA family protein, translating to MLYPIFIFILAGICEIGGGYLIWLWLREGQSSLFGLIGGVVLMLYGVIATFQSYPTFGRVYAAYGGVFIIMSLIFAMIVDKQMPDKYDVIGAIICIVGVLVMLLPSRA from the coding sequence ATGTTATATCCAATTTTTATATTTATATTAGCAGGAATATGTGAAATAGGTGGGGGATACCTTATTTGGCTGTGGCTTAGGGAAGGACAGTCATCACTATTTGGTCTGATAGGTGGCGTGGTTTTAATGTTATATGGTGTTATTGCAACATTTCAATCATATCCGACATTCGGTAGAGTCTATGCTGCATATGGTGGCGTGTTTATTATTATGAGTTTAATTTTCGCAATGATTGTTGATAAACAAATGCCGGATAAGTATGACGTTATAGGTGCAATCATTTGTATTGTAGGTGTTTTAGTAATGTTGCTACCCAGCAGAGCTTAA
- a CDS encoding ABC transporter permease, producing MNKFWATFSLTYINKIKAKSFIIFMVIIAILMIGLSNIDKIINMFDDGPDKIGVAAPNEQIYNAFKQQGKAFQSDTKYTKVSKENAEKQVKNHKLDKAYVINLNKDNTLQATIISEKRVSKEDSQKVTALLTTIQTNFIATELNINKQDLQKLQAQSKVNNKIVSKDEVDKVSEGQKIFNYALAYGIIFLMFFVILNYASQIAMEIASEKTSRVIEMIITSISPVQHIFAKILGVIAVALTQIILIVLMAVVCIYAFDLKDLLKGFNVEMNQLSWQIIIVGIISSIVGIMAYVLLAAILGSLTSRIEDLNQSMMPMTLLGLIAFYIAMFTINNPDGKFAMITSYIPFLAPFQLVVRAQTSALQIHEVIISSLISIAMVAVLLWVAIKTYKDSVLTFERGLFNSMKRVFKQ from the coding sequence ATGAATAAGTTTTGGGCGACATTCAGTTTGACTTATATTAATAAAATTAAAGCAAAATCATTTATTATTTTTATGGTTATCATTGCAATCTTAATGATTGGTCTTTCAAATATCGATAAGATTATAAATATGTTTGATGATGGACCAGATAAAATTGGTGTGGCAGCACCGAATGAACAAATTTATAATGCATTTAAGCAGCAGGGAAAAGCGTTTCAAAGTGATACTAAATATACAAAAGTCTCTAAAGAAAACGCTGAAAAGCAAGTGAAAAACCATAAACTCGATAAAGCTTATGTTATCAATTTGAATAAAGATAATACATTACAAGCGACCATTATAAGTGAGAAACGTGTAAGTAAAGAGGATTCGCAAAAAGTGACTGCTTTATTAACAACAATTCAAACGAACTTTATTGCTACCGAATTAAATATTAATAAGCAAGACTTACAAAAATTACAAGCACAAAGTAAAGTTAACAATAAAATTGTTTCTAAAGATGAAGTTGATAAAGTATCTGAAGGACAAAAGATTTTTAACTATGCATTGGCATATGGCATTATCTTTTTAATGTTCTTTGTCATTTTAAATTATGCATCTCAAATAGCAATGGAAATCGCTAGTGAGAAGACATCACGCGTAATTGAAATGATTATTACTAGTATTTCTCCTGTTCAGCATATCTTTGCTAAAATTTTAGGTGTGATTGCAGTTGCCTTGACTCAGATTATTTTAATTGTATTGATGGCAGTTGTATGTATTTATGCATTTGATTTAAAAGACTTACTTAAAGGCTTTAATGTTGAAATGAATCAATTATCTTGGCAAATTATTATTGTCGGAATTATAAGTAGTATTGTTGGAATCATGGCGTATGTATTACTTGCAGCCATTCTTGGATCATTAACATCTAGAATTGAAGATTTAAATCAGTCTATGATGCCAATGACATTACTTGGTTTGATTGCATTTTATATCGCGATGTTTACGATTAATAATCCTGATGGGAAATTTGCGATGATCACAAGTTATATTCCATTTTTAGCGCCGTTTCAGTTAGTTGTACGTGCCCAAACTTCAGCGCTTCAAATCCATGAAGTAATTATAAGTTCTTTAATTTCAATTGCAATGGTAGCAGTCTTATTGTGGGTAGCAATTAAAACATATAAAGATTCAGTACTGACATTTGAACGTGGCTTATTTAATTCAATGAAACGTGTATTCAAACAATAA
- a CDS encoding ABC transporter ATP-binding protein — MGLVIEHVTKRFGKMTAVNDISLELESGKMLGFLGRNGAGKTTTFRMILGLSEPTEGHITYNGKKLDKTMYNRIGYLPEERGLHGKLTVEEELKYLATLKGMSKAEIQQQISYWLERFDITENRKKRIDSLSKGNQQKIQLLASMLHKPELLILDEPFSGLDPVNVELLKEAVKDLNDEGSTIVYSSHRMEHVEELCDDVCILDKGQLVVSGDIKHVRASNGNKKVVIESETTLPDLSQIDGIIQSENMKKGLQLTIENEDVAKNIYQVVTQQGYVKRFQVVEPSLQDIFIAKVGGKDE, encoded by the coding sequence ATGGGACTTGTAATTGAACATGTTACAAAACGTTTTGGTAAGATGACGGCAGTAAATGATATTTCATTAGAGTTAGAATCAGGCAAAATGTTAGGCTTTCTAGGAAGAAATGGTGCAGGTAAAACAACGACATTTCGTATGATTTTAGGCTTAAGTGAACCAACAGAAGGACACATTACGTATAACGGTAAAAAACTAGATAAAACAATGTACAATCGTATTGGTTATTTACCGGAAGAACGCGGTTTACATGGGAAATTGACAGTTGAAGAAGAATTGAAATATTTGGCAACTTTAAAGGGAATGTCAAAAGCAGAAATACAACAACAAATATCTTATTGGCTTGAGCGTTTTGATATTACTGAAAATCGCAAAAAGCGAATTGATAGTCTATCAAAAGGGAATCAACAAAAAATTCAGCTGTTAGCAAGTATGTTACATAAACCAGAATTACTAATATTAGATGAGCCTTTCAGTGGTCTAGATCCGGTCAATGTTGAACTGTTGAAAGAAGCAGTTAAAGATTTAAATGATGAGGGCAGTACGATTGTTTATAGCTCACACCGTATGGAGCATGTTGAAGAATTATGTGATGATGTTTGTATTTTAGATAAAGGTCAATTAGTTGTTTCTGGTGATATCAAACATGTACGCGCTTCTAATGGTAACAAGAAAGTTGTCATTGAATCAGAAACAACACTACCAGATTTATCGCAAATAGATGGCATCATTCAAAGTGAAAACATGAAGAAAGGTCTTCAGTTGACGATTGAGAATGAAGACGTAGCCAAAAATATTTATCAAGTTGTTACTCAACAAGGATATGTTAAACGATTCCAAGTTGTAGAGCCATCATTACAAGATATATTCATTGCGAAAGTAGGTGGCAAGGATGAATAA
- a CDS encoding DUF805 domain-containing protein: protein MEQLPQVGFKKSFVLFWKNYVNFTGRSRRSEYWYMMLWHLIFLLPAFFVFLMGIIFLGIGEEVHIEVLSMFGVMIFILTVIYMFAYFLATIIPNLALSVRRFHDISRTMVLPIIMFAYGIVFSIVAQCIESYYDNDLMYMPIGILILLILLYLIYFGLSVTMIVFLCFDSKPANKYGESPKYPSTIKKQPEAAGTSETLETPKTPEETDNQL from the coding sequence ATGGAACAATTACCTCAAGTAGGTTTTAAAAAATCATTCGTATTATTTTGGAAAAATTATGTTAACTTTACAGGAAGATCAAGACGTAGTGAATATTGGTATATGATGCTATGGCATTTAATATTTTTACTTCCTGCTTTCTTCGTGTTCCTTATGGGAATAATATTTCTAGGTATAGGTGAAGAAGTACATATTGAAGTATTATCTATGTTTGGTGTGATGATATTCATACTTACAGTTATATATATGTTTGCCTATTTTTTAGCAACGATTATTCCAAATTTGGCATTAAGCGTTCGAAGATTCCATGATATATCAAGAACAATGGTATTACCAATTATAATGTTTGCATATGGTATTGTATTCTCTATAGTAGCGCAGTGTATCGAATCATATTATGATAATGATTTAATGTATATGCCAATTGGAATTTTAATTTTGTTAATACTTCTTTATCTTATTTATTTTGGACTTTCAGTTACAATGATAGTATTCCTATGCTTTGACAGTAAGCCGGCAAATAAATATGGCGAAAGCCCAAAATACCCATCTACAATTAAAAAACAACCAGAAGCAGCTGGAACATCTGAAACATTAGAAACACCGAAAACACCGGAAGAAACAGATAATCAATTGTAA
- a CDS encoding DNA-3-methyladenine glycosylase yields MDFVNNDTRKIAKNLLGVKVIYQDEAQTYTGYIVETEAYLGFDDLAAHGFSGKVTPKVTSLYKRGGTIYAHVMHTHLLINFVTKSEGIPEGVLIRAIEPEDGLSAMFRNRGKKGYEVTNGPGKWTKAFNIPRSIDGATLNDCRLSIDTKNRKYPKDIVASPRIGIPNKGDWTHKALRYTVKGNPFVSRMRKSDCMFPEDTWK; encoded by the coding sequence ATGGATTTTGTTAATAATGATACGAGAAAAATTGCCAAAAACCTTTTAGGTGTTAAAGTAATTTATCAAGATGAGGCACAAACTTATACTGGCTATATTGTGGAAACAGAAGCTTACTTAGGATTTGATGATCTTGCAGCTCATGGTTTTAGTGGTAAAGTAACACCAAAAGTGACATCTCTATATAAGCGTGGTGGTACAATTTATGCACATGTCATGCATACGCATTTACTCATTAATTTTGTAACTAAATCTGAAGGCATACCTGAAGGCGTACTTATCCGCGCAATTGAACCAGAAGACGGTTTGTCTGCTATGTTCCGTAACAGAGGGAAGAAAGGCTACGAAGTAACGAATGGCCCAGGAAAATGGACTAAGGCATTTAACATCCCACGTTCTATTGACGGTGCAACGCTAAATGATTGTAGATTATCTATTGATACAAAGAATCGTAAATATCCTAAAGATATTGTTGCTAGTCCAAGAATTGGTATTCCAAATAAGGGAGACTGGACTCATAAAGCATTACGTTACACAGTAAAAGGAAACCCATTTGTGTCTCGCATGCGTAAATCAGATTGTATGTTTCCCGAAGATACGTGGAAGTAA
- the gltS gene encoding sodium/glutamate symporter, which produces MIELNAITTLCLACVLYLLGQAIVNHVNFLKRICIPAPVIGGLIFAILVATLDSFGMVKIKLDASFIQDFFMLAFFTTIGLGASLKLFKLGGKVLLLYFMFCAIISVIQNLVGVSLAKVLNIKPLLGLTAGSMSMEGGHGNAAAYGKTIQELGIDSALTAALAAATLGLVFGGLIGGPVVKFLIKRYNLKPQHSDDTFKDYSQVTYNEHLHSKYNGTEVFFIQFTIVVFCMAVGSYFSHLFTDQTGINVPIYVGSLFVAVIVRNISESFNFNIVDLKITNQIGDVALGIFLSLALMSIQLTEIYKLAIPLIIIVLVQVIVMILFAVLILFRGLGKDYDAAVMVGGFIGHGLGATPNAMANLDVITKKYGNSPKAYLVVPIVGAFLIDLIGVIVIMGFIQWFS; this is translated from the coding sequence ATGATAGAACTAAATGCAATTACAACATTATGTTTAGCCTGCGTACTCTACTTACTTGGTCAGGCTATCGTAAATCATGTAAACTTCTTAAAACGCATTTGTATACCTGCCCCAGTAATTGGTGGGTTAATCTTCGCTATTTTGGTTGCTACTTTAGATTCATTCGGTATGGTTAAGATTAAATTAGATGCTTCATTCATTCAAGATTTCTTTATGTTAGCATTCTTTACTACAATCGGACTTGGTGCATCTTTAAAATTGTTCAAACTTGGTGGCAAAGTCTTACTATTATACTTTATGTTTTGTGCCATCATTTCTGTCATCCAAAATTTAGTTGGTGTATCACTAGCTAAAGTATTGAATATTAAGCCATTACTGGGATTAACTGCCGGTTCTATGTCAATGGAAGGTGGACATGGCAATGCGGCTGCTTATGGTAAAACCATTCAAGAACTGGGTATTGATTCAGCATTAACTGCGGCACTTGCAGCTGCAACTTTAGGTCTGGTATTCGGTGGTCTTATAGGTGGTCCAGTAGTTAAGTTTTTAATTAAACGTTATAACTTAAAGCCACAACATAGTGATGATACGTTTAAAGATTATAGTCAAGTAACTTATAACGAACATTTACATAGTAAATATAATGGAACTGAAGTATTCTTTATCCAATTTACAATTGTAGTTTTCTGCATGGCTGTAGGAAGCTATTTTAGTCATTTATTTACAGATCAAACGGGTATTAATGTTCCAATTTATGTTGGCTCATTATTCGTCGCTGTTATTGTTAGAAATATTTCCGAAAGCTTCAACTTCAATATTGTCGATTTAAAAATCACTAATCAAATTGGTGATGTCGCATTAGGTATATTCTTATCTCTTGCATTAATGAGCATTCAACTTACTGAAATATACAAACTTGCTATACCTCTTATCATTATCGTTTTAGTTCAAGTAATCGTTATGATTTTATTTGCTGTCTTAATTTTATTTAGAGGTTTAGGAAAAGATTATGATGCTGCAGTAATGGTTGGTGGTTTTATTGGACATGGACTAGGAGCTACACCAAATGCCATGGCAAATTTAGATGTTATTACTAAAAAATATGGAAACTCACCTAAAGCATATTTAGTAGTACCTATAGTAGGAGCATTCCTAATCGATTTAATTGGCGTTATCGTCATTATGGGATTCATTCAATGGTTTAGTTAA
- the fni gene encoding type 2 isopentenyl-diphosphate Delta-isomerase — translation MSDFQREQRKNEHVEIAMAQSDALRSDFDKMRFVHHSIPSINVEDIDLTSQTPDLTMAYPIYINAMTGGSEWTKNINEKLAVVARETGLAMAVGSTHAALRNPRMAETFTIARETNPNGTIFSNVGADVPVDKALEAVELLEAQALQIHVNSPQELVMPEGNRTFETWLDNIAAIVARVSVPVIVKEVGFGMSKELMHDLQQIGVKYVDVSGKGGTNFVDIENERRTNKDMDYLSSWGQSTVESLLETTAYQGEISVFASGGLRTPLDAIKSLALGAKAAGMSRPFLNQVEKNGITHTVEYVESFIDHMKAIMTMLNAKNIDDLTQKQLVFSPELMSWIEQRGLNIHRG, via the coding sequence ATGAGTGATTTTCAAAGAGAACAGAGAAAAAATGAACATGTTGAAATAGCAATGGCACAATCTGATGCACTACGGTCAGATTTTGATAAAATGCGCTTTGTACACCATTCAATTCCGTCCATCAATGTGGAAGATATCGATTTGACGTCACAAACACCTGATTTAACGATGGCATATCCGATATACATCAATGCTATGACGGGTGGTAGTGAGTGGACGAAAAATATCAATGAGAAATTAGCAGTTGTAGCGAGAGAAACTGGTTTGGCTATGGCAGTAGGATCTACTCATGCGGCATTAAGAAATCCACGCATGGCTGAAACATTTACAATAGCAAGAGAAACAAACCCTAATGGCACAATATTTAGTAATGTTGGTGCAGATGTGCCTGTAGATAAAGCGTTAGAAGCGGTAGAATTGCTAGAAGCACAAGCGTTACAGATTCATGTCAATTCGCCTCAGGAGCTCGTCATGCCAGAAGGAAACCGTACATTCGAAACTTGGTTAGATAATATAGCTGCGATTGTAGCACGTGTATCTGTTCCAGTAATTGTAAAAGAAGTTGGATTTGGTATGAGTAAAGAGTTAATGCATGATTTACAACAAATTGGTGTTAAGTATGTTGATGTTAGTGGTAAAGGTGGTACTAATTTCGTAGATATTGAAAATGAGCGTCGTACTAATAAAGATATGGATTACTTATCTTCGTGGGGACAATCTACAGTCGAATCATTACTTGAAACAACTGCTTATCAAGGTGAAATATCAGTATTTGCTAGTGGTGGTTTACGTACACCACTTGATGCAATTAAAAGTTTAGCTCTTGGTGCAAAAGCAGCAGGGATGTCACGTCCGTTTTTAAATCAAGTTGAAAAGAATGGCATTACACATACAGTAGAGTATGTAGAATCATTTATAGACCATATGAAAGCAATTATGACGATGTTAAATGCTAAAAATATAGATGATCTAACACAAAAACAGCTCGTGTTTAGTCCGGAATTAATGTCGTGGATTGAGCAACGTGGTTTAAATATACATCGAGGATAG